CCTTAAAACTTGATCTTTCTGTTACAGCGGTGTATGAAAGAATTAAAAAATTAGAAAGAGAAGGGGTAATTAAAAACTACGTTGCATTAGTCGATAAATCCAAAATTGAGAAAGGGTTTGTCGTTTTCTGTCACCTAAAACTCATTCAGCATACCAAAGAATTCCTAACCAAATTTGAAAGCGAAGTCATCAAACTCAATGAAGTTTTAGAATGCCATCACGTAAGCGGTGATTAT
The Flavobacterium humidisoli DNA segment above includes these coding regions:
- a CDS encoding Lrp/AsnC family transcriptional regulator, with product MTLDATDKKLLVLLQTDSKKTTKELSLKLDLSVTAVYERIKKLEREGVIKNYVALVDKSKIEKGFVVFCHLKLIQHTKEFLTKFESEVIKLNEVLECHHVSGDYDYILKVLVKDMEAYREFLVTKLTSLQHIGSTQSMFMISEVKNSTVISF